In one window of Fusobacteria bacterium ZRK30 DNA:
- the glgD gene encoding glucose-1-phosphate adenylyltransferase subunit GlgD produces MAKSYMGLILASQDTNDIRGLTKYRPIASIPFAGRYRVVDFSLTNLTRFGISNVGIVVPHSYVRSLRDHIRGGQFWDLNRKNGGIFLMHPTIDSEIGKSNVENFRSNLEYLHKSKENYVVLCSSHLVANIDLRSIIDSHEKSGKDLTIVYKKIDENIKAYRGSTSVILNENKEVKKFGMVVDSQEETNISLEIKIIKKDLLIDLLMSGVQNGFVGDLNKFIEHSVHKISTNLYEFTGYAKFIDSTKNYFRANKDILKKETREELLLNNGGISTKINDTPPAIYKPNSKVSNSLIANGCIVKGSVKDSIIGRRVVIKKGATIENSIILQSCIIEEGVEIRNVIIDKNVTISKYQKVIGSEDFPLIIEKKSLLDG; encoded by the coding sequence ATGGCAAAATCATATATGGGATTAATACTGGCATCTCAAGACACTAATGATATAAGGGGACTTACAAAATATAGACCGATTGCATCTATTCCATTTGCAGGAAGGTATAGAGTAGTGGATTTTTCCCTAACAAACCTGACTAGGTTTGGGATTTCAAATGTGGGAATAGTAGTTCCACACAGCTATGTTAGATCACTGAGAGATCATATAAGGGGAGGCCAGTTTTGGGACCTAAACAGAAAAAATGGGGGGATATTTTTGATGCATCCTACCATTGATTCTGAAATTGGAAAATCAAATGTAGAAAACTTTAGATCTAATTTAGAATATTTGCATAAGAGTAAAGAAAATTATGTTGTATTATGTTCATCTCATTTAGTTGCTAACATTGATCTACGATCTATTATAGATTCTCATGAAAAATCAGGGAAAGATCTTACTATAGTGTATAAAAAAATAGATGAAAATATAAAGGCGTACAGAGGATCTACAAGTGTAATACTCAATGAAAATAAAGAAGTGAAAAAATTTGGAATGGTTGTAGATTCCCAGGAAGAAACAAATATATCATTGGAGATAAAGATTATAAAAAAAGATCTCCTAATAGACCTTCTCATGAGCGGGGTGCAGAATGGCTTTGTGGGAGATTTAAATAAATTTATTGAACATAGCGTTCATAAAATTTCTACCAATCTATACGAGTTTACTGGATATGCTAAATTTATTGATTCCACAAAAAATTATTTTAGAGCAAATAAAGATATATTAAAAAAAGAGACCAGAGAGGAACTTCTCCTGAATAACGGCGGAATATCTACAAAAATTAATGACACGCCACCAGCCATCTATAAACCGAATTCTAAGGTGTCTAATTCCCTTATAGCTAATGGTTGTATTGTAAAGGGGTCGGTGAAAGACAGCATAATAGGTAGAAGGGTAGTAATAAAAAAAGGGGCTACCATAGAAAATAGTATAATCTTGCAATCTTGTATAATTGAAGAGGGTGTGGAGATAAGAAATGTGATTATAGATAAAAATGTAACAATCAGCAAATATCAAAAAGTGATTGGATCGGAAGATTTTCCATTAATAATAGAAAAAAAATCACTCTTAGACGGATAA
- a CDS encoding glutamine synthetase III has protein sequence MEKIINETKSVPEIYGDYCFDKTTLRQRVPKSVFKEFLEVQNGRKELTLSIAEVIANAMKDWAIEKGATHFTHWFQPLNGLTAEKHDSFISPIGDGQIIMEFSGKELIKGESDASSFPNGGLRSTFEARGYTAWDTTSPAFLKDDNTGITLYIPTAFVAYTGEALDKKVPLLRSMNAVEKQALRILKILGNNTSQHITTCLGAEQEYFLVEKNLFNKRLDLAHTGRTLFGAKPAKSQELRSHYYGTIEERVAAYMRELDFELWRLGIPSKTKHNEVAPNQFELAPVYSTSNVATDQNQLVMDTINKVAIRHDLVALLHEKPFADVNGSGKHNNWSLATDDGINLFDPGKNPKENAQFLIFVAAVIKAVDKYAPLLRLSTASASNDNRLGGHEAPPAIISIFLGDELETIFKKTDEKLETRSKMEIGVDSLPKLSMDITDRNRTSPFAFTGNKFEFRMPGSSQSTSTPNIMINTIMADVLKEFADELEGVEDKTKGIQKLISKTYKEHKRIIFSGNGYGEEWVKEAKERGLPNLKSTTDVIGTYITSDTIELFGRHGVLSEGELISRYNIYAENYYNQIVTESAVMIKMAVQDIYPASNRYALELAEIIKKSSKILGEGFAVTQKELLASILKNNAGLYNAAKKLEEKLDELNNLEDITLSVNFTKDELLPLMKELRVHGDNLEGIVEHKMWPFPTYEELLFKL, from the coding sequence ATGGAAAAAATTATTAATGAAACTAAAAGTGTACCTGAAATTTATGGAGATTATTGCTTCGACAAAACTACTTTGAGACAGCGTGTCCCAAAGAGTGTATTCAAAGAATTTTTAGAGGTACAAAATGGTAGAAAGGAATTGACTCTTTCCATTGCTGAGGTAATAGCCAATGCTATGAAAGACTGGGCTATAGAAAAAGGAGCTACTCATTTTACCCACTGGTTCCAACCCCTTAATGGACTTACTGCAGAAAAACATGATTCTTTCATCTCTCCTATCGGAGATGGACAAATCATAATGGAATTCTCTGGTAAAGAGTTAATTAAAGGAGAATCAGATGCATCTTCATTTCCAAATGGCGGACTAAGATCTACCTTTGAAGCCCGTGGATATACTGCCTGGGACACTACCTCACCTGCTTTTTTAAAAGATGATAATACAGGGATCACACTATATATCCCTACTGCTTTTGTTGCTTATACAGGAGAGGCTTTGGATAAAAAAGTACCTCTGCTCAGATCAATGAATGCCGTTGAAAAACAAGCTCTTAGAATCTTAAAGATCTTAGGAAACAACACTTCTCAACATATTACTACATGTTTAGGAGCAGAGCAGGAATACTTCTTAGTTGAAAAAAACCTATTCAATAAGAGATTGGACCTGGCTCATACAGGTAGAACATTATTTGGTGCAAAACCTGCTAAATCACAGGAACTTAGAAGTCACTATTATGGAACTATAGAAGAGAGAGTGGCTGCCTATATGAGAGAGCTGGACTTTGAACTATGGAGATTAGGAATCCCTTCAAAGACTAAACATAACGAAGTAGCTCCTAACCAATTTGAGCTTGCACCTGTATACAGTACTTCAAATGTAGCTACCGACCAAAATCAACTTGTGATGGATACTATAAACAAAGTGGCTATCAGACATGATTTAGTGGCATTATTACACGAAAAACCATTTGCAGATGTTAATGGTTCAGGTAAGCATAATAACTGGTCTCTAGCTACTGATGATGGTATAAACTTATTTGATCCAGGGAAAAATCCTAAAGAGAATGCACAATTTTTAATCTTTGTAGCTGCTGTTATAAAGGCTGTAGATAAGTATGCACCACTTCTTAGACTATCTACTGCAAGTGCATCTAATGACAACAGATTAGGAGGACATGAAGCTCCACCAGCTATAATCTCTATCTTCTTAGGAGATGAGTTAGAGACTATCTTCAAAAAGACCGATGAAAAATTAGAAACTAGAAGTAAAATGGAAATTGGGGTAGATTCTTTACCTAAGTTATCTATGGATATCACCGATAGAAACAGAACTTCTCCATTTGCATTTACAGGAAATAAATTTGAATTTAGAATGCCTGGTTCCAGCCAAAGTACTTCTACACCTAATATCATGATAAATACTATTATGGCAGATGTATTAAAAGAGTTTGCTGATGAATTAGAAGGGGTAGAAGATAAGACTAAGGGAATTCAAAAATTAATATCTAAAACATACAAAGAACATAAAAGAATCATCTTCTCTGGAAATGGTTATGGTGAAGAATGGGTAAAAGAAGCTAAGGAAAGAGGATTGCCTAATTTAAAATCTACTACAGATGTAATAGGAACTTATATTACTTCTGATACAATTGAATTATTTGGAAGACACGGAGTATTGTCTGAGGGAGAATTAATCTCTAGATACAATATCTATGCTGAAAATTATTACAACCAAATAGTAACAGAATCAGCTGTAATGATTAAGATGGCTGTTCAAGATATCTATCCGGCATCAAATAGATACGCTTTAGAGCTGGCTGAAATAATTAAAAAATCTTCTAAAATATTAGGAGAAGGGTTCGCAGTAACTCAAAAAGAACTTCTGGCTTCTATCTTAAAAAATAATGCTGGTTTATATAATGCAGCTAAAAAACTAGAAGAAAAATTAGATGAGTTAAACAATTTAGAAGATATTACACTAAGTGTTAACTTCACTAAAGATGAACTATTGCCTCTTATGAAAGAATTAAGAGTTCATGGAGATAACTTAGAAGGAATAGTGGAACACAAGATGTGGCCATTCCCGACTTACGAAGAATTATTATTTAAATTATAA
- the serS gene encoding serine--tRNA ligase — MLDLKYIRNNIEFLKGILENRNAKIDLDRFEQLDEERRELLSEVETLKFKRNNASQEVGKLKRAGEDASHIIEEMGSVSSSIKAIDKKLSVIEGEIKYFQMTIPNVYHESTPVGNDDTDNILVRTWGEPSKFDFDVKPHWELGEDLDILDFERGVKLGGSRFTLYRGAGARLERALINFMLDLHTTEHGYTEHLTPVLVKPEICEGTGQLPKFGDDMYKTEDDMYLISTSEITLTNIHRGETLAEADLPKYYTAFSPCFRREAGSYGRDIRGLIRQHQFNKVEMVKLAHPNNSNEELEKMVVNAETVLQKLGLPYRVVQLCTGDIGFSATKTYDLEVWLPSEDTYREISSCSNCGNFQARRMGLRFKPAQGGKSEFVHTLNGSGLAVGRTLLAIMENYQQADGSFLIPEALKPYMGGLDVVKK; from the coding sequence ATGTTAGATTTAAAGTATATCAGAAATAACATTGAATTTTTAAAAGGAATTTTAGAAAATAGAAATGCCAAGATAGATTTAGATAGATTTGAGCAGTTAGATGAGGAAAGAAGAGAGTTATTATCAGAGGTAGAAACTTTAAAGTTTAAAAGAAATAACGCTTCACAAGAGGTAGGAAAGTTAAAGAGAGCTGGAGAAGACGCATCTCATATTATTGAAGAGATGGGATCTGTAAGTTCTAGTATCAAAGCAATAGATAAGAAATTATCTGTAATCGAAGGGGAGATCAAATATTTCCAAATGACTATTCCAAATGTATATCATGAGTCTACACCAGTTGGAAATGACGATACTGATAATATCTTAGTTAGAACTTGGGGAGAGCCTTCAAAGTTTGATTTCGATGTTAAACCTCATTGGGAATTAGGAGAAGACTTAGATATATTAGATTTCGAAAGAGGAGTAAAATTAGGAGGATCTAGATTCACTCTATATAGAGGAGCAGGAGCTAGATTAGAAAGAGCACTAATAAACTTCATGTTAGATCTACATACTACAGAGCATGGATATACAGAGCACCTTACACCGGTTTTAGTAAAACCTGAAATATGTGAAGGGACTGGTCAATTGCCAAAATTTGGTGACGACATGTATAAAACTGAAGATGATATGTACCTAATCTCAACTTCAGAGATAACTTTAACAAATATCCACAGAGGAGAAACTTTAGCAGAAGCAGATCTACCTAAATATTATACTGCATTTTCACCATGTTTTAGAAGGGAAGCAGGATCATATGGTAGAGATATCAGAGGATTAATCAGACAACATCAATTTAATAAAGTTGAGATGGTAAAATTAGCTCACCCTAATAACTCAAATGAAGAATTAGAAAAAATGGTAGTAAATGCAGAAACTGTATTACAAAAATTAGGATTACCATATAGAGTAGTTCAACTTTGTACAGGAGATATCGGATTCTCAGCAACTAAAACATATGATTTAGAGGTATGGTTACCATCTGAAGATACATATAGAGAGATCTCATCTTGTTCTAACTGTGGAAATTTCCAAGCTAGAAGAATGGGACTTAGATTCAAGCCGGCTCAAGGCGGAAAGAGTGAATTTGTTCATACATTGAATGGATCTGGATTAGCAGTAGGAAGAACTTTACTGGCTATTATGGAAAATTATCAGCAAGCAGATGGAAGTTTCTTAATTCCAGAAGCTCTTAAGCCATATATGGGCGGATTAGATGTTGTTAAAAAGTAG
- a CDS encoding class II fructose-1,6-bisphosphate aldolase has product MRYNYKDLGLVNTKEMFAKANKEGYAVPAFNFNNMEQMLAIVEACAEMGSPVILQCSNGARNYMGKPVVAMLAKAAVDVAREMGSDIPIALHLDHGSSFEQAKDCIEWGFSSVMIDASHHSFEENIAESKKVAEYAHANGVTVEAELGVLAGIEDEVSNEEHIFTQPHEVEEFVAKAGVDSLAISIGTSHGAHKFKPGDDPKLKLDILAEIETKIPGFPIVLHGSSSVPAKFISMIKEFGGEIKDAIGIPNEQLRGAAKSAVAKINVDTDGRLAFTAGIREVLATKPGEFDPRKYLTPAKNYMKEFYMSKITDVFGSEGAYKKGNK; this is encoded by the coding sequence ATGAGATATAATTACAAAGATTTAGGATTAGTGAACACTAAAGAGATGTTTGCTAAAGCAAATAAAGAAGGATATGCAGTACCTGCATTTAACTTCAACAACATGGAGCAAATGTTAGCAATCGTTGAAGCATGTGCTGAGATGGGGTCACCAGTTATATTACAATGTTCAAATGGAGCTAGAAACTATATGGGTAAACCAGTAGTAGCTATGTTAGCTAAAGCAGCTGTTGACGTTGCAAGAGAAATGGGATCAGATATCCCTATCGCTTTACACTTAGATCACGGGTCATCTTTTGAGCAGGCTAAAGATTGTATCGAATGGGGATTCTCATCAGTAATGATAGACGCATCTCATCATTCATTTGAAGAAAATATTGCTGAATCTAAAAAAGTTGCAGAATACGCACATGCAAATGGTGTAACTGTTGAGGCTGAATTAGGTGTTTTAGCTGGAATCGAAGATGAAGTATCTAATGAAGAACATATTTTCACACAACCACATGAAGTAGAAGAGTTTGTAGCAAAAGCTGGAGTAGATTCTTTAGCTATCTCAATCGGAACTTCACATGGAGCACATAAATTTAAACCAGGAGATGATCCTAAGTTAAAGCTAGATATCTTAGCTGAAATTGAAACTAAGATACCTGGATTCCCTATCGTATTACATGGTTCATCATCAGTACCAGCTAAATTTATCTCAATGATAAAAGAGTTTGGTGGAGAGATCAAAGATGCGATTGGTATCCCTAATGAGCAATTAAGAGGAGCTGCAAAATCAGCAGTTGCTAAGATCAATGTTGATACAGATGGTAGATTAGCATTTACTGCTGGTATCAGAGAAGTATTAGCTACTAAACCAGGAGAATTTGATCCTAGAAAATATTTAACACCAGCAAAGAACTATATGAAGGAATTCTATATGTCTAAAATAACTGATGTATTCGGTTCTGAAGGTGCTTACAAAAAAGGAAATAAGTAA
- a CDS encoding sulfite exporter TauE/SafE family protein, whose product MMILYFGIGLLATIFGSLVGLGGGVVIKPVLDAIGTYDLTTIGILSSFTVFSMAVVSTGKQIKKGFKIEKNMLVIAAGSILGGGIGNLLFGIFLKTLNNEGFATAIQGFILAFLLILVLFKENFSKYHVKNYLWLFLVGMILGTIASFLGIGGGPINVMVLVLLMNMDIKKAAITSILIILLSQFTKLTLIFIETGFIGLDLSMLYVMIPGGILGGFIGAHFNHKLTHETIHRIFNISIIALVILNIYNVISSLV is encoded by the coding sequence ATGATGATATTATACTTTGGTATTGGACTACTGGCAACAATTTTTGGATCACTGGTTGGATTAGGCGGAGGAGTGGTTATAAAGCCGGTTTTAGACGCTATAGGAACTTATGATCTGACTACTATTGGGATACTCTCTTCCTTTACGGTTTTTTCAATGGCTGTTGTATCTACAGGGAAACAAATAAAGAAGGGATTTAAAATTGAAAAGAATATGCTGGTAATTGCAGCAGGATCAATATTAGGAGGGGGAATTGGTAATTTATTATTTGGTATTTTTTTAAAAACTTTAAATAATGAAGGTTTTGCTACTGCGATTCAAGGATTTATATTGGCATTTCTTTTGATATTGGTTTTATTTAAAGAAAATTTCTCAAAATATCATGTAAAAAATTACTTGTGGTTATTCTTGGTAGGTATGATTCTTGGAACTATTGCATCTTTTTTAGGGATAGGAGGAGGTCCTATAAATGTGATGGTGCTGGTTTTACTCATGAATATGGATATAAAAAAAGCAGCAATAACTTCAATATTGATAATTTTATTATCTCAGTTTACAAAATTAACTTTGATATTTATAGAAACCGGATTTATAGGACTCGATCTATCCATGCTCTATGTAATGATTCCTGGTGGGATATTAGGAGGGTTTATAGGTGCTCACTTCAATCATAAATTAACCCATGAAACGATCCATAGAATATTCAATATTTCTATAATAGCTTTGGTGATTTTAAATATTTATAATGTGATAAGCAGTTTAGTATAG
- a CDS encoding glucose-1-phosphate adenylyltransferase, which translates to MRKKEMIAMLLAGGQGSRLVPLTSDVAKPAVDFGGKYKIIDFPLSNCTNSGIDTVGILTQYRPFLLNTHIGTGLAWDLNSMHGGTAILPPYTTQEGGAWYKGTANAIYQNIQYIDRYDPDHVLILSGDHIYKMDYNKMLREHKKQGADVTIAALTVTLEEAKRFGIMNVRDDNTIYEFEEKPEKPKSNLASMGIYIFKWSELKKYLIEDEKNKESENDFGMNILPKMLEDGLKMVTHPFKGYWKDVGTINSLWEANMDLLDENNDLNLHTNNWKIYTSGEPKGAAYFGERAVVENSMVVDGCEVYGSIKNAVLFPGVIIEEGAVVKNSVLFPNVKIGRGVILDRVIVGENTNVLSGTHAGDTTIKVIPQNKTIK; encoded by the coding sequence ATGAGAAAAAAAGAGATGATAGCTATGCTATTAGCAGGAGGACAAGGGAGTCGATTGGTTCCTTTAACTTCAGATGTAGCAAAACCAGCAGTTGATTTTGGAGGTAAATATAAAATTATAGATTTTCCATTGAGTAATTGTACAAATTCAGGGATAGATACAGTGGGAATACTTACCCAGTATAGACCATTTTTATTAAATACACATATAGGAACAGGCTTAGCCTGGGATCTGAATAGTATGCATGGGGGGACGGCAATCTTACCGCCATATACAACACAGGAAGGTGGAGCCTGGTATAAAGGAACGGCTAATGCTATCTACCAAAATATCCAGTATATAGACAGATATGACCCAGATCATGTACTCATCTTGTCTGGAGATCACATCTATAAGATGGATTATAATAAGATGTTAAGGGAACATAAAAAACAAGGAGCAGACGTAACCATTGCTGCCTTAACAGTGACCTTAGAAGAAGCTAAAAGGTTTGGGATAATGAATGTCAGGGATGACAACACAATATATGAATTTGAAGAAAAACCAGAAAAACCAAAGAGTAATTTAGCATCTATGGGAATCTATATCTTTAAATGGTCGGAATTAAAAAAATATCTCATTGAAGATGAAAAGAATAAAGAATCAGAAAATGATTTTGGTATGAATATACTGCCTAAGATGTTAGAAGATGGGCTGAAAATGGTTACCCATCCATTTAAGGGTTATTGGAAAGATGTGGGAACGATCAATAGTTTATGGGAAGCTAATATGGATCTGTTGGATGAAAATAATGATTTAAATTTACATACCAATAATTGGAAGATATATACATCGGGAGAACCAAAAGGAGCTGCGTATTTTGGTGAAAGAGCCGTAGTTGAAAATTCTATGGTAGTAGATGGATGTGAAGTCTATGGTTCTATAAAGAATGCAGTACTATTTCCCGGTGTAATTATTGAGGAGGGAGCTGTAGTTAAAAATTCAGTGTTATTTCCAAATGTAAAAATAGGAAGGGGAGTAATCTTGGATAGAGTTATAGTAGGAGAAAATACAAATGTTCTGTCTGGAACTCATGCTGGAGATACTACGATAAAGGTGATACCACAAAATAAAACTATAAAATAA
- a CDS encoding TIGR03936 family radical SAM-associated protein, whose translation MKKRIVFDRIGDMKYISHLDTIRFLERLFKKTGITIKHSEGFHPRPKLSFGNPVSLGDEAYNELMDAEIISELSNEEMVELLNSNSPEGFKFHKIYDVPKKSGIANDFDILIYEVEGCTADIDALENLLNSDEIIEIREKRGKTQERNLKEKIADFKRIANKIFLELYNISPKGLFTLAEIDTKGLKVTRMGYKKSN comes from the coding sequence ATGAAGAAAAGAATAGTCTTTGATAGAATCGGAGATATGAAATACATCTCTCATTTAGATACTATAAGATTTTTAGAGAGACTCTTTAAGAAAACTGGTATAACTATAAAACATTCAGAAGGGTTTCACCCAAGACCAAAATTGTCCTTTGGAAATCCTGTGTCATTAGGAGATGAAGCATACAATGAATTAATGGATGCTGAGATAATCTCCGAACTGTCCAATGAGGAGATGGTAGAACTTCTAAATTCCAACTCACCTGAAGGGTTTAAATTTCATAAGATCTACGATGTCCCAAAGAAATCGGGGATAGCCAATGATTTTGATATTTTGATCTATGAGGTAGAGGGATGTACAGCGGATATAGATGCTTTAGAAAATCTATTAAACAGTGATGAAATCATAGAAATAAGGGAAAAAAGAGGAAAAACCCAAGAAAGAAACTTAAAAGAAAAAATAGCAGATTTTAAAAGGATTGCCAATAAGATCTTTTTAGAGTTATATAATATTTCTCCCAAAGGTTTATTTACATTGGCTGAGATAGATACTAAAGGTCTGAAAGTTACAAGAATGGGATATAAAAAAAGTAATTAA
- a CDS encoding sulfite exporter TauE/SafE family protein — protein MVGALLGILFCMGLWYLAVFFKDYREVKRKNKLEKENKVALSGIGFIICFFDTLGIGGFAPMTAIFKQFKLVNDRIIPGTLNTAMTIPIVIEALIFIKDVKVDLVTLISMLVAATLGALLGAGYVAKLNEKKVQLYMGIALIVVVIIMLAGKLGILSSGGDAVGLSGIKLIIAIIGNFILGALMTLGIGLYAPCMALVYALGLSPLVAFPIMMGSCAYLMPAASAKFIREGAYHRSVTLWSTIFGSVGVVVAAYLVKSLPINILTWVIMGVILYTSVNLLKDSFSPENQEPVNV, from the coding sequence ATGGTTGGAGCGTTATTAGGAATTTTATTTTGTATGGGATTATGGTATCTTGCAGTTTTTTTTAAAGATTATAGAGAGGTTAAGAGAAAGAATAAGTTAGAAAAGGAAAATAAGGTAGCTTTAAGTGGTATTGGATTTATAATTTGTTTTTTCGACACCCTTGGAATAGGTGGATTTGCACCTATGACTGCTATATTTAAACAGTTTAAGTTGGTAAATGACAGGATTATTCCTGGAACTTTAAACACTGCTATGACTATTCCTATTGTTATTGAAGCTCTTATTTTTATCAAAGATGTAAAGGTGGATCTGGTTACGTTGATATCTATGCTTGTAGCTGCAACTTTAGGGGCTCTTTTAGGTGCAGGATATGTGGCCAAATTGAACGAGAAAAAGGTTCAACTTTATATGGGGATAGCTTTAATAGTTGTGGTAATAATAATGTTAGCCGGTAAATTAGGAATACTTTCATCTGGTGGAGATGCAGTTGGTCTTTCTGGTATTAAATTAATTATAGCAATTATAGGGAATTTTATATTAGGAGCGCTTATGACTCTTGGAATAGGACTTTATGCCCCTTGTATGGCACTGGTATATGCCCTTGGACTAAGTCCATTAGTTGCTTTCCCTATTATGATGGGATCATGTGCATATTTAATGCCGGCAGCAAGTGCAAAGTTTATCCGTGAAGGAGCTTATCATAGAAGTGTTACTCTATGGAGTACAATATTTGGGTCGGTTGGAGTTGTTGTGGCAGCTTATCTAGTTAAATCACTACCTATAAATATTTTAACTTGGGTTATTATGGGAGTTATCCTTTATACTTCGGTTAATTTATTAAAAGATTCTTTTTCACCTGAAAATCAAGAACCTGTTAATGTTTAA
- the glgB gene encoding 1,4-alpha-glucan branching protein GlgB, translating into MKYEEEKKEIEFDVHIFHEGNHFESYNLLGAHINDCGVSFRAWAPNAKSLSVVGDFNNWDHNSHRMKKINDFWILQIDGIKKGDKYKYAVETWSGKNLVKSDPYALYSELRPNTASIVWDLENYVWNDQEWQEDKKSYQPYKNPMNIYEVHLGSWKKPQGKENFQTYRELAEELPKYVSEMGYTHVELMPIAEYPLDDSWGYQGTGYFSVTSRHGIPEDFKYLIDELHRHGIGVILDWVPGHFCKDAHGLYRFDGTPTYEYSNPVLGENEQWGTCNFDLSKREIHSFLISNAIFWMKEYHIDGLRVDAVSNMLYLDFCKEPSPELKNKDGGNQNLWAIDFMQRLNAAIFKEFPNALMIAEESTSRPNITKGKEENGLGFNYKWNMGWMNDILKYMELDPINRKFHHNLITFSIVYAFSENYVLPFSHDEVVHGKKSLIEKFPGYYVDKFASLRLLLGYMMAHPGKKLLFMGGEIGQFLEWRFYESIEWQLLELQKHRELREFVKNLNFFYRKEKSFWEIDHSYEGFHWLEANNSNCGIVSFMRKSEERDDFIIAVYNFTPVHYSKHKMGVPRFVDYEEVLNSDTNKYGGEGRINSEILKPRWGGIDKELCHIEIDIAPLSVLYLKPKF; encoded by the coding sequence ATGAAATATGAGGAAGAAAAAAAGGAAATTGAATTTGATGTTCATATTTTTCACGAAGGGAACCATTTTGAGTCATATAATTTATTAGGTGCACATATAAATGACTGTGGAGTATCTTTTAGAGCTTGGGCTCCCAATGCAAAAAGTCTCTCAGTGGTAGGGGATTTTAATAATTGGGATCATAATAGTCACAGGATGAAAAAAATTAATGACTTTTGGATTCTTCAAATTGACGGGATAAAAAAAGGCGATAAATATAAATATGCTGTTGAAACATGGAGTGGCAAAAACCTTGTAAAATCAGATCCATATGCGTTGTATTCAGAATTAAGGCCAAATACAGCTTCAATAGTATGGGATTTAGAAAATTATGTTTGGAATGATCAGGAATGGCAGGAGGATAAAAAATCCTATCAACCGTATAAAAATCCTATGAATATATATGAGGTTCATTTGGGATCCTGGAAAAAACCCCAGGGGAAGGAAAATTTCCAGACCTATAGAGAGTTAGCAGAGGAACTGCCTAAATATGTTTCTGAAATGGGATATACCCATGTAGAATTGATGCCTATAGCTGAGTATCCACTGGATGATTCCTGGGGATACCAGGGTACAGGATATTTTTCAGTTACTAGCAGACATGGAATACCAGAAGATTTCAAGTATTTGATAGATGAGCTACACAGACACGGAATAGGAGTTATTTTGGACTGGGTACCGGGACATTTTTGCAAAGATGCTCATGGTTTATATAGATTTGATGGGACCCCGACATATGAATATAGCAACCCAGTATTGGGAGAAAATGAACAGTGGGGAACTTGTAACTTTGATCTATCCAAACGAGAGATTCATAGTTTTTTAATATCGAATGCTATATTTTGGATGAAAGAATATCATATAGATGGTCTCAGAGTAGATGCGGTATCTAATATGTTGTATTTAGACTTTTGCAAGGAACCTAGTCCGGAGTTGAAAAATAAAGATGGCGGTAACCAAAATTTATGGGCAATTGATTTTATGCAAAGGTTGAATGCCGCAATATTTAAGGAGTTTCCAAATGCACTGATGATCGCTGAAGAATCTACATCTCGGCCAAATATAACTAAGGGAAAGGAAGAAAATGGGTTAGGATTTAACTATAAATGGAATATGGGATGGATGAATGATATCTTGAAATATATGGAGCTCGACCCCATCAATAGAAAGTTTCATCATAATCTAATCACATTCTCAATAGTTTATGCATTCTCAGAAAATTATGTTCTGCCTTTTTCCCATGATGAAGTAGTTCACGGGAAAAAATCTCTTATAGAAAAATTTCCAGGATACTATGTGGATAAATTTGCAAGTTTGAGGTTACTTTTAGGATATATGATGGCACACCCTGGAAAAAAACTTCTTTTCATGGGGGGAGAGATCGGCCAGTTTTTAGAATGGAGATTTTATGAGTCGATAGAATGGCAGTTATTGGAGCTTCAAAAACATAGAGAGCTGCGAGAATTTGTTAAAAATTTAAACTTTTTTTATAGAAAAGAGAAATCTTTTTGGGAAATTGATCATTCATATGAAGGATTTCATTGGTTAGAGGCGAATAATAGTAATTGTGGGATAGTTTCCTTCATGAGAAAGAGTGAGGAGAGGGATGATTTTATAATAGCAGTATATAATTTTACACCTGTTCATTACTCTAAACATAAGATGGGAGTACCTAGATTTGTTGATTATGAAGAAGTATTGAACAGTGATACCAATAAGTATGGGGGAGAAGGGAGAATAAATTCAGAAATATTAAAACCTAGATGGGGCGGTATAGATAAAGAACTTTGCCATATAGAGATAGATATAGCTCCCCTTTCAGTATTATATTTAAAACCAAAGTTTTAA